Proteins from one Gimesia maris genomic window:
- a CDS encoding sugar phosphate isomerase/epimerase family protein has product MKFGICQELFVGWDWEQQCDLIAEIGYTGIELAPFAFAERPSDISAEQRAFLRKTAEDRGLQIFGLHWLLAKTEGLHLTTADAAVRKKTASYLVELGELCADLGGDLMVFGSPFQRNIEEGMTREQAYANAAEVFRNCLPAIGERGVRICMEPLTTKETDFVNTCAEALELIDMVGADNFVLHQDVKAMLGAETESIPELIHKYDTRTGHFHVNDSNLLGPGMGETDYHPIFKALKESRYDGWISVEVFDYEPGCEHIARESFRYMKEVWESV; this is encoded by the coding sequence ATGAAGTTTGGCATTTGTCAGGAATTGTTTGTTGGCTGGGACTGGGAACAACAATGTGATCTGATCGCTGAGATCGGTTATACGGGGATCGAACTGGCACCGTTTGCATTCGCCGAGCGTCCCTCTGATATTTCTGCAGAACAACGGGCATTTCTGAGAAAAACAGCAGAGGATCGCGGGCTGCAAATCTTTGGCCTGCATTGGCTTCTGGCGAAAACCGAAGGCCTGCATCTGACAACCGCCGATGCGGCCGTTCGAAAGAAAACAGCCAGTTATCTGGTTGAACTTGGGGAGTTATGTGCGGACCTGGGAGGCGATTTAATGGTCTTCGGATCTCCCTTCCAGCGGAATATTGAAGAAGGCATGACGCGTGAGCAGGCTTATGCAAATGCGGCGGAAGTTTTCCGAAACTGTCTGCCTGCCATTGGCGAACGTGGTGTGCGAATCTGTATGGAACCGCTGACTACCAAGGAAACAGATTTTGTGAATACCTGCGCCGAGGCGCTGGAACTGATCGATATGGTCGGGGCCGACAATTTTGTATTGCACCAGGATGTGAAAGCGATGCTCGGCGCGGAAACGGAATCGATCCCTGAACTCATTCACAAATACGACACGCGCACAGGTCACTTCCATGTGAATGATTCCAACCTTCTGGGTCCCGGCATGGGAGAGACTGACTACCATCCGATCTTCAAAGCGCTGAAAGAAAGTCGATACGATGGATGGATCTCGGTAGAAGTTTTTGACTATGAACCTGGCTGTGAACACATCGCGCGCGAAAGTTTTCGCTATATGAAAGAAGTCTGGGAAAGTGTCTGA
- a CDS encoding DUF3857 domain-containing protein gives MARNTLCFAPRISYDDVCQPAVSEEELQHWGECILLSDSTAVLHRDGTVTRRAHNITALYANESLAHWDEVYRFYDRQTALHKIQTAKVYLPDGSVRKAKKVVQPYGQTAVNFYPLRPGVTVELEEQQDYFIPNRIAACLWGQEYFQFSIPCRRLRYTVAVAEPFTLHYRLHLTDLEPQTWKHGSYQVYQWDLHDLPGYETDDGTPHPREVLPWVDLTTLASWEPINRFYLNDLEPPEKTPSQIQKLSTELIQEEQTEEEKIFTAYKYASEDVRYGRHPNELTLEKTREVGSMLEDMRGDCKDKSSLLVSLLRHLGIKSSIAILLTRMNGSAALLPGARFDHAIVSVTTSSGERLWLDPAGGPVTFKDIPFNDQGTQALLLNREGGELTTIPEGGPEKHQINRVCNGILADDCSYQFTSEVTTSGDTAMEFRLKYVNRNEDYTTLTLEKELASSWTGARIEAPRFLNLKEISEPVRYSCRTTLDQWARQIEEIILFRIPWIGSMQTAGLINVQKRNSALQTPSPIRFTDSHRIQIPSEFSGYGLPYEHHFECKWGRYQATVRVEDSLLICERQVDHLGGIVFQDEYPAFKEYWESCTRADALDIVLMKH, from the coding sequence ATGGCGCGAAACACATTGTGTTTTGCACCACGAATTTCTTATGACGATGTGTGCCAGCCTGCAGTCTCTGAAGAAGAATTACAACATTGGGGCGAATGCATTCTGCTCTCTGATTCCACCGCGGTCTTACATCGCGATGGAACCGTTACACGACGCGCTCATAATATAACCGCGCTCTACGCCAATGAATCTCTGGCGCACTGGGATGAAGTCTACCGTTTTTATGATCGCCAGACAGCACTGCATAAGATTCAGACCGCTAAGGTTTACCTGCCAGACGGCAGCGTCAGAAAAGCAAAGAAGGTGGTTCAACCGTATGGACAGACAGCGGTCAACTTTTATCCGCTCCGTCCCGGTGTAACAGTTGAACTGGAAGAACAGCAGGACTACTTTATCCCGAATCGAATCGCCGCTTGCCTGTGGGGACAGGAGTACTTTCAGTTTTCCATTCCCTGTCGACGGCTGCGTTATACCGTCGCTGTCGCGGAACCGTTTACGCTCCACTACCGATTGCACCTCACCGACCTGGAGCCGCAAACCTGGAAGCACGGTTCGTACCAGGTTTACCAGTGGGACCTGCATGATCTGCCAGGATACGAAACCGATGACGGCACTCCGCATCCGCGCGAGGTACTGCCCTGGGTTGATCTCACTACACTGGCCTCCTGGGAACCGATCAATCGCTTTTACCTGAATGATCTCGAGCCACCCGAAAAGACACCGAGCCAGATTCAAAAATTGTCTACGGAACTGATTCAGGAAGAGCAGACGGAAGAAGAGAAAATTTTTACTGCTTACAAATACGCATCAGAAGATGTCCGCTATGGTCGCCATCCGAATGAACTCACTCTGGAAAAAACACGCGAAGTAGGTTCGATGCTTGAGGACATGCGCGGCGACTGCAAAGATAAATCTTCGCTGCTGGTCTCCCTGCTCAGACACCTGGGCATCAAATCTTCGATCGCCATTCTACTGACGCGCATGAATGGTTCAGCAGCGTTACTCCCCGGTGCACGTTTCGATCATGCGATTGTCTCTGTTACCACATCAAGTGGCGAACGTCTGTGGCTGGACCCCGCAGGTGGTCCGGTGACCTTCAAAGATATTCCGTTTAATGATCAGGGGACCCAGGCCCTGTTACTGAATCGTGAAGGTGGCGAACTCACAACCATACCGGAAGGTGGTCCTGAGAAGCATCAAATCAATCGCGTCTGTAATGGGATTCTCGCAGACGACTGCAGCTACCAGTTCACATCGGAAGTTACGACATCCGGTGACACGGCGATGGAATTTCGTTTGAAATATGTGAACCGCAACGAGGACTACACAACCCTCACCCTGGAAAAAGAACTGGCCTCTTCCTGGACGGGTGCCCGCATCGAGGCGCCGCGATTTCTGAATCTGAAAGAGATTTCTGAACCGGTCCGTTACAGTTGCCGAACAACACTGGACCAATGGGCGCGCCAGATTGAAGAGATCATTCTGTTTCGAATTCCCTGGATCGGCTCCATGCAGACAGCCGGCCTGATCAATGTTCAAAAACGAAATTCTGCCCTGCAGACCCCCAGCCCGATTCGTTTCACCGACAGTCACCGCATCCAAATCCCCTCTGAATTCTCCGGCTACGGTTTACCCTATGAGCATCATTTTGAATGCAAATGGGGCCGCTATCAGGCAACGGTCCGAGTTGAAGATTCACTGCTGATTTGTGAACGACAGGTAGATCATCTGGGGGGTATCGTGTTTCAAGATGAGTACCCGGCATTCAAAGAATACTGGGAATCCTGCACGCGCGCCGACGCGCTGGATATCGTCTTAATGAAACATTGA
- the hflX gene encoding GTPase HflX, which translates to MADPKREELQVKAKRAILVSVVSPSNHIDKNQALDELKGLVDTAGVKVVGTLVQNRENPHPATCLGKGKLEELKQMVKHVDAELIIFDNNLSPSQGRNIEEETGTVIVDRSELILDIFATHAKTYEAKLQVELAQLLYFRPRLKRLWTHLERIEGGVGAGRGPGEKQLETDRRLLDKRVAELKRKLSEVERRRERTVSNRFQQLTVSLVGYTNAGKSTLMNALTGADVYIADQLFATLDTRTRRWELPHWGEILLSDTVGFVRDLPHHLVASFKSTLEEARQADLLLHVVDCSNPEVEHHIKTVNKVLDEIEIEHKNAILVFNKTDKVEDRSKLDVLRLKYDNAISVSAVSGEGLDRLSQAVIDRLASGYVIVELETPVGNGKLLSQLEDHSLILSREYSHDDTRVTFQARIARRFLPMLKTGPDTSLKIHDDESAVPGDMIPEESVNEY; encoded by the coding sequence TTGGCGGATCCTAAACGAGAAGAACTACAAGTCAAAGCAAAACGAGCCATTCTGGTCTCTGTTGTTTCTCCTTCCAATCATATCGATAAGAATCAGGCCCTCGACGAATTAAAAGGGCTCGTAGATACTGCTGGTGTGAAAGTGGTGGGAACGCTGGTGCAGAACCGGGAAAATCCCCATCCGGCCACCTGTCTGGGCAAAGGGAAACTGGAAGAGCTCAAACAAATGGTGAAGCACGTAGATGCGGAACTCATCATTTTTGATAACAATCTTTCTCCCTCTCAGGGGAGGAATATCGAAGAGGAAACAGGAACGGTCATTGTTGACCGCAGTGAACTGATTCTCGATATCTTCGCGACACATGCAAAAACTTATGAAGCCAAACTGCAGGTCGAGCTGGCGCAGCTGCTTTATTTCCGTCCCCGTTTGAAACGACTGTGGACCCACCTGGAGCGTATCGAAGGGGGTGTGGGCGCTGGTCGTGGACCTGGTGAAAAGCAGCTGGAAACCGACCGTCGACTGTTAGACAAACGTGTGGCTGAACTGAAACGCAAACTTTCAGAAGTGGAACGCCGCCGGGAACGAACCGTATCCAATCGGTTCCAGCAGTTGACCGTTTCCCTGGTGGGTTATACAAACGCTGGCAAAAGTACGCTGATGAATGCGCTGACCGGCGCGGACGTCTACATCGCAGACCAGCTGTTTGCCACGCTCGACACACGCACGCGTCGCTGGGAACTCCCGCATTGGGGAGAAATTTTATTAAGCGATACCGTCGGTTTTGTCCGCGATCTGCCTCACCACCTGGTGGCTTCCTTCAAGTCCACCCTGGAAGAAGCGCGGCAGGCAGACCTGTTACTGCATGTTGTTGACTGCAGCAATCCGGAAGTGGAACATCATATCAAAACCGTAAACAAGGTTCTGGATGAAATCGAGATCGAACATAAGAATGCGATCCTGGTGTTCAATAAAACGGACAAAGTTGAAGACCGATCGAAGCTGGATGTACTGCGTCTGAAATACGACAATGCAATCAGCGTCAGCGCGGTTTCGGGTGAGGGACTCGATCGACTCTCTCAGGCCGTCATTGATCGACTGGCCTCGGGCTATGTCATCGTCGAACTGGAAACTCCGGTTGGGAATGGCAAGCTGCTTTCGCAACTGGAGGATCATTCTCTGATTCTGTCTCGTGAGTATTCCCACGACGATACCCGGGTCACCTTCCAGGCACGTATCGCCAGGCGGTTCCTGCCAATGTTGAAAACCGGTCCCGATACCAGTCTCAAGATCCATGATGACGAATCGGCCGTTCCCGGAGATATGATTCCGGAAGAAAGTGTTAACGAATACTGA
- a CDS encoding tetratricopeptide repeat protein: MKKRWIYGIIIFLSITSIGLAIDWWSALPEGEQASYVGRQTCFQCHQKEAAEWKDSDHDLAMNPATPEFVLGDFDNTELEHFGITSQMTHEGDKYYVTTQGPDGKQARFEVKYVIGVRPLQQYLAELERGRIQVLPVTWDTEMKRWYYVGLDEPFGPDDPLHWTGSAQNWNHMCAECHTTNWAKNYDVATDAHHFSFSEMRVSCEACHGPGSIHVKLANSNSLFWDRRYGYGLAKLKGKDATAQLESCAPCHSHRRHVAPGHTPLERFHDHYALSLLDDHLYHPDGQINEEVYVFGSFTQSKMYRKGVRCTDCHNPHSLKLKFTGNKLCTQCHLEARYDVPSHHHHKMGTKGASCVECHMPSKTYMGVDPRRDHSLRIPRPDLTVKLGTPNACNQCHTKAEENAEWATHKVEEWYGPKRRDDPHYGEILAAGRAGKSEAEQSLIKLTREKEVGPIVRATAVSLLATRYNTTESREAVERALKSKEELVRLAALQGFEGWTPGPEQDPSKIGKLLAEGLTDSSRGVRTEVARILSGLPIMPDTRQNQKALKQALEEYKAGLLADGDQSGSHMSLGILYANQGDLKKAEAEFRTAIKLSPAVAGPRSNLAQLLEQQGRADEVKALRSKEAELLARDARLLPENPMLQYRLGLLYYLLGREDEAVTALTKACELEPQSTDFRLMLTLLYEKQQQWKLAWESAAALVRLQPNNQEFRQIYLNMYQKANPEGK, from the coding sequence ATGAAGAAACGATGGATCTACGGCATCATAATATTTCTGAGTATCACTTCCATCGGTCTGGCGATCGACTGGTGGTCGGCTCTGCCTGAAGGCGAACAGGCAAGTTATGTCGGTCGACAAACCTGTTTCCAGTGCCATCAGAAAGAAGCCGCGGAGTGGAAAGACTCTGATCACGATCTGGCCATGAACCCTGCCACTCCGGAATTTGTGCTCGGTGATTTCGATAATACCGAACTGGAGCACTTCGGAATCACGTCCCAAATGACCCACGAAGGGGACAAGTATTATGTCACCACACAGGGTCCAGATGGCAAACAGGCACGGTTTGAAGTCAAATACGTGATTGGGGTCAGGCCGCTGCAGCAGTACCTGGCGGAACTGGAGCGTGGCAGAATTCAGGTGCTCCCGGTGACCTGGGATACGGAAATGAAACGCTGGTATTACGTCGGCCTTGATGAACCATTCGGCCCCGATGACCCGCTGCACTGGACCGGATCCGCTCAGAACTGGAATCACATGTGCGCGGAATGTCATACGACGAACTGGGCGAAAAATTATGACGTTGCAACCGACGCGCATCACTTTTCATTTTCAGAGATGCGCGTGAGCTGCGAAGCCTGCCATGGCCCGGGTTCGATTCATGTCAAACTGGCCAATTCAAATTCGCTGTTCTGGGATCGTCGTTACGGCTATGGACTGGCGAAACTGAAAGGGAAAGACGCGACCGCTCAACTGGAGAGTTGTGCTCCCTGCCATTCACATCGTCGGCACGTGGCTCCCGGCCATACCCCCCTGGAACGTTTCCACGATCACTATGCCCTCTCTCTGCTGGATGACCATCTCTATCACCCCGATGGCCAGATCAATGAAGAGGTCTATGTCTTCGGCTCCTTCACTCAGAGCAAGATGTATCGCAAGGGGGTGCGTTGCACCGACTGTCACAACCCTCATTCACTCAAACTGAAGTTTACAGGTAACAAGCTCTGTACCCAGTGTCATCTGGAAGCCAGGTACGATGTCCCCAGCCACCATCATCACAAGATGGGCACCAAAGGAGCCTCTTGTGTGGAATGCCATATGCCATCCAAAACCTATATGGGAGTAGACCCGAGACGGGATCACAGCCTGCGGATCCCCCGCCCTGATCTGACGGTGAAGCTGGGGACTCCCAATGCCTGCAATCAATGCCACACCAAAGCGGAAGAGAATGCAGAGTGGGCAACTCATAAAGTAGAGGAATGGTACGGCCCGAAACGCAGAGACGATCCCCATTATGGAGAGATCCTGGCAGCTGGCCGCGCTGGAAAATCGGAAGCCGAACAGTCCCTCATCAAACTGACCCGGGAAAAAGAGGTCGGTCCGATTGTTCGTGCCACTGCTGTTTCCTTACTGGCGACCCGCTACAACACAACTGAAAGTCGCGAGGCTGTCGAACGGGCGTTGAAGTCAAAAGAAGAACTGGTCCGCCTGGCTGCCCTCCAGGGGTTTGAAGGTTGGACTCCGGGTCCCGAACAGGATCCCAGCAAGATCGGCAAACTGCTGGCAGAAGGACTGACAGATTCCTCGCGCGGCGTCCGTACGGAAGTCGCCCGCATCCTCTCCGGACTGCCGATCATGCCGGATACCAGACAGAATCAGAAAGCACTAAAACAGGCGCTGGAAGAATACAAGGCAGGTCTGCTGGCGGATGGAGACCAGTCCGGATCCCACATGAGCCTGGGGATTCTCTATGCCAACCAGGGTGACCTGAAAAAAGCCGAAGCTGAATTTCGCACGGCCATCAAACTCTCGCCTGCCGTCGCGGGCCCGCGTTCCAACCTGGCACAGTTACTGGAGCAGCAGGGAAGAGCAGACGAAGTCAAAGCATTACGCTCTAAAGAAGCTGAGCTGCTGGCACGAGACGCGCGACTGCTTCCGGAAAATCCCATGCTGCAGTATCGACTGGGACTGCTCTATTATCTGCTGGGACGGGAAGACGAAGCGGTCACCGCGTTGACGAAAGCCTGTGAGCTGGAACCGCAGTCCACGGACTTCCGACTGATGCTGACCCTGCTGTATGAGAAACAGCAGCAGTGGAAGCTGGCTTGGGAATCAGCGGCAGCGTTGGTCAGGCTTCAGCCGAATAACCAGGAGTTTCGCCAGATCTATTTGAACATGTACCAAAAAGCAAACCCGGAAGGCAAGTGA
- a CDS encoding ParB/RepB/Spo0J family partition protein, giving the protein MEDQNQNPEDQQMDPTETPGAPRRRLGRGLNALLGRGGDSDSDQQDDNPASEGQGVFVPAEQDQIDIDLIERNPYQPRQDFAVDSLKELEGSIRQHGVLQPLLVRPFEGAYQLIAGERRLKAARDAGLKTVPCRVLNLEERQVCEVAIEENLKRKDLNVLEKAQAFKNYLSQFDSTIEQLAQRLSLDRSTVNNMIRLLDLAEPVKQALQAEKISAGHARTLLSLDNEKQVAVCEQIQSESLSVRKTEAEVRKILKGEVETVPFENTKQPAAAPQMTNHLVDLQQQLREILGAQVEIKLKTEHSGQILIPFDSNETFERITGVLRKSA; this is encoded by the coding sequence ATGGAAGATCAAAATCAGAATCCAGAAGATCAGCAGATGGATCCCACAGAAACACCCGGTGCACCACGACGCAGGTTAGGTCGCGGTTTGAACGCTTTGCTTGGTCGAGGTGGTGACTCCGATTCGGACCAGCAGGATGACAACCCGGCTTCAGAAGGACAGGGTGTATTCGTCCCCGCAGAGCAGGATCAGATTGACATCGATCTGATCGAACGCAATCCCTATCAGCCCCGGCAGGATTTTGCTGTCGATTCGCTCAAAGAACTAGAAGGCAGTATCCGCCAGCATGGTGTATTGCAGCCTCTGCTTGTTCGACCGTTTGAGGGAGCATACCAGCTGATCGCCGGTGAGCGCCGTCTGAAGGCGGCTCGCGATGCCGGTTTGAAAACGGTTCCCTGTCGCGTGTTGAACCTGGAAGAGCGACAGGTCTGTGAAGTCGCAATTGAGGAGAACCTCAAGCGGAAAGATCTGAATGTGCTTGAAAAGGCCCAGGCCTTCAAAAACTACCTGTCTCAATTCGACAGTACGATCGAGCAACTCGCCCAGCGACTGAGCCTGGATCGTTCGACTGTCAACAACATGATCCGCCTGCTCGATCTGGCAGAACCTGTCAAGCAGGCGCTGCAGGCCGAAAAAATCTCCGCCGGTCACGCACGGACGCTGCTCAGTCTGGATAATGAAAAGCAGGTTGCTGTCTGCGAGCAGATCCAGTCAGAATCACTCTCGGTTCGAAAGACCGAAGCTGAAGTCCGGAAGATCCTCAAAGGGGAAGTCGAAACAGTCCCCTTCGAGAACACGAAGCAACCAGCGGCGGCTCCGCAGATGACCAATCATCTGGTAGACTTGCAGCAGCAATTGCGGGAGATCCTGGGAGCCCAGGTCGAGATCAAACTCAAGACCGAACACTCGGGACAGATTCTGATTCCCTTTGATTCCAATGAGACCTTCGAGCGTATCACAGGGGTTCTCAGAAAGTCAGCCTGA
- a CDS encoding ArnT family glycosyltransferase, which translates to MARLKQTDQKTTSIPQPEKIVVALILLVGCLLRVLFLSSSGVEHFDEGVYASNLWFSAEQGAEYPGRFYYAPPLFPFLIEWSMIFLGSGPLGVFLPSLLFGMLTVLVIWWVAREWFGPAAGLVALTLASLSDLHLLYSRVALTDVGLGFCLLLAVYLTWKSFISVDWKWPLLAGIVTGAGWSIKYNGWLPLVVGLSGLIPWVLFRRRQLQRPASYFLRWLVVVIVAFLVWSPVLIGLQKSGGYSVVAANHSRYVVGFSGWFHSFWRQWQNHRLLEGTFGFLSLGLVCLALCLLCVCSRISKSGNQPAEISDSQTPGSTWNLILLGLFAATPVLLSAFVGISPVLGLLASAGILLQLFLPAGRFRLPLSTGQVQVSDDELNRELAAWLLAAWFCGLLLATPLYYPYPRLTIPWTISAWLGTAAFAGWLEQRAGGSLFELFQSSTGSGRHRFRISPAVGVVAVAALLVVAFKPWTMVAWQTRDDLEAIAQNILADLRSQSDISSENAILYTYAEPALFFNIQSQGHPLTGPVADLEFLNSLSPQNPAYLIVGPHAATDPDFQKQFNAVRERFQLVHSYDYVPSLLVRLNQSSPGEASEIEPVLLYRAR; encoded by the coding sequence GTGGCGCGACTCAAGCAGACAGATCAGAAAACAACATCCATCCCGCAACCGGAGAAGATCGTGGTTGCCTTGATCCTGCTGGTGGGATGCCTGTTACGGGTTCTGTTTCTATCCAGTTCCGGGGTCGAACATTTCGACGAAGGTGTTTACGCATCGAACTTGTGGTTCTCCGCAGAGCAGGGGGCCGAGTACCCGGGCCGTTTTTATTACGCGCCGCCTCTCTTCCCGTTCCTGATTGAGTGGTCGATGATCTTTCTGGGAAGCGGGCCCCTGGGAGTCTTTCTGCCTTCGCTGCTGTTTGGAATGCTGACGGTCCTGGTGATCTGGTGGGTGGCCCGCGAGTGGTTTGGTCCTGCCGCGGGGCTGGTGGCTCTGACGCTGGCCAGCCTGAGCGACCTGCATCTGCTCTATAGCAGAGTGGCTCTTACCGATGTGGGACTCGGTTTCTGTCTCCTGCTGGCGGTTTACCTGACCTGGAAAAGTTTCATCTCAGTTGACTGGAAGTGGCCTCTCCTGGCAGGCATCGTGACAGGGGCAGGGTGGTCGATCAAATACAATGGCTGGCTTCCCCTGGTGGTGGGACTCTCGGGATTGATACCATGGGTTCTGTTTCGTCGGCGTCAGCTGCAACGGCCTGCCAGTTATTTTCTCCGATGGCTGGTCGTTGTGATCGTCGCATTTCTGGTCTGGTCTCCCGTCCTCATCGGACTGCAGAAGTCGGGCGGGTACTCTGTCGTCGCTGCCAATCACAGCCGCTACGTCGTGGGATTCTCCGGCTGGTTCCATTCCTTCTGGCGTCAATGGCAGAACCATCGACTGCTGGAAGGCACGTTCGGTTTCCTCAGCCTGGGGTTGGTCTGTCTGGCACTCTGCCTGTTATGTGTCTGCTCGAGAATATCGAAATCTGGAAATCAACCTGCTGAAATATCCGATAGCCAGACTCCCGGTTCCACGTGGAACCTGATCCTGTTAGGTCTGTTTGCTGCTACTCCGGTTTTGCTTTCTGCGTTTGTGGGGATCAGCCCCGTACTCGGTCTGCTGGCGAGCGCTGGAATTCTGCTGCAGCTGTTTTTGCCTGCGGGTCGTTTTCGTCTTCCGCTCTCCACCGGGCAGGTACAGGTTTCGGATGACGAACTGAATCGAGAGCTGGCTGCCTGGTTGCTGGCTGCCTGGTTTTGTGGCCTGCTGCTTGCGACACCACTTTACTATCCCTATCCCCGTCTGACGATTCCCTGGACTATCTCAGCCTGGCTGGGAACTGCTGCCTTTGCTGGCTGGTTGGAACAGCGCGCGGGAGGATCGTTGTTTGAGCTGTTTCAATCTTCCACGGGTTCAGGTCGGCATCGTTTCCGTATTTCTCCGGCGGTCGGTGTGGTCGCGGTGGCGGCATTACTGGTCGTCGCATTCAAGCCCTGGACGATGGTTGCCTGGCAGACGCGTGACGACCTGGAGGCGATCGCGCAAAACATACTTGCTGATCTCCGTTCCCAGTCAGATATCAGCAGCGAGAATGCCATACTCTACACCTATGCGGAACCTGCTCTGTTTTTTAACATCCAGTCTCAGGGGCATCCTCTAACCGGTCCAGTGGCTGATCTGGAGTTTCTGAATTCGCTTTCTCCGCAGAATCCCGCTTACCTGATTGTGGGCCCCCATGCGGCAACCGACCCGGATTTTCAGAAACAGTTCAACGCAGTCCGCGAACGTTTTCAACTGGTTCATTCTTACGATTACGTTCCCAGCCTGCTGGTCAGATTGAATCAATCCTCACCAGGTGAGGCATCGGAAATAGAGCCGGTCCTGCTGTATCGCGCCAGGTAA
- a CDS encoding tetratricopeptide repeat protein has protein sequence MNSMSTPASLYDEAVKIYEGGNIEQAVEKLNEVLAMDESYTLAHSAIAVYYQKLGKFDDAIAHATKVTELEPDDHFSYLQLSVICQRCGRIQEAEDALAKAHSMGQGK, from the coding sequence ATGAATTCGATGAGTACTCCAGCAAGCCTGTATGATGAAGCAGTCAAAATTTACGAAGGCGGGAATATTGAGCAAGCCGTCGAGAAGCTGAATGAAGTTCTGGCGATGGATGAAAGCTATACCCTGGCTCATTCTGCCATCGCTGTGTACTACCAGAAGCTTGGCAAATTTGACGATGCCATTGCACACGCTACGAAAGTCACCGAGCTGGAACCGGATGACCATTTCTCGTATCTACAACTCTCAGTGATCTGCCAGCGCTGTGGACGCATTCAAGAGGCGGAAGATGCCCTGGCGAAAGCACACTCGATGGGACAGGGAAAATAA
- the clpP gene encoding ATP-dependent Clp endopeptidase proteolytic subunit ClpP yields the protein MTVLTPYVIEKNGRDERAMDIYSRLLQDRIVMMGSQVNDQVAQSLVAQLLFLQFDDPEADIHFYINSPGGSVTAGMAIYDTMQYISCDVATYCIGQAASMGALLLTAGAAGKRNALPNSRIMIHQPLAGMQGTATDLEIHAKEVLKMKRRLNEILLHHTGQTLEKIEEDTDRDNFMDAQEAKSYGLIDNVLEHLELPGTKE from the coding sequence ATGACGGTCCTTACTCCTTATGTGATCGAAAAGAATGGCCGCGATGAACGGGCCATGGATATTTACAGTCGTCTGCTGCAGGACCGCATCGTGATGATGGGGTCACAGGTCAACGATCAGGTGGCACAAAGTCTGGTCGCCCAGCTGCTGTTCCTCCAGTTCGATGATCCCGAAGCAGACATCCATTTTTACATCAATTCACCCGGTGGTTCCGTAACCGCGGGAATGGCCATCTATGATACGATGCAGTACATCTCCTGTGACGTGGCGACCTACTGTATCGGGCAGGCTGCCAGTATGGGTGCCCTGTTGCTGACTGCGGGTGCCGCCGGAAAACGCAACGCGTTACCGAACAGCCGCATCATGATTCACCAGCCACTGGCCGGGATGCAGGGAACGGCAACCGATCTGGAAATTCATGCGAAAGAAGTACTGAAGATGAAGCGGCGTCTGAATGAGATTCTGCTGCATCACACTGGTCAGACGCTCGAAAAAATTGAAGAGGATACAGACCGCGACAACTTCATGGATGCCCAGGAAGCCAAGTCGTACGGTCTGATTGACAACGTTCTGGAGCATCTTGAACTGCCTGGAACCAAAGAATAA